Proteins from a genomic interval of Gossypium hirsutum isolate 1008001.06 chromosome A09, Gossypium_hirsutum_v2.1, whole genome shotgun sequence:
- the LOC107891855 gene encoding uncharacterized protein, protein MAAGTMATAAGAAVILYYVWLKKSAAKDGVDGGEEGEDLLKSSRSLKKRIARRPAQAPATWLEAIATISETLRFTYSETLGKWPIGDLAFGINYLMRRQGNLQVASVYAGNNCVELKGQEIKEELNKLLRLLTLCMFFSKKPFPVFLDFAGYSEEDVLLHKPKAGLMKPAFTIICDKDSKCFLLLIRGTHSIKDTLTAATGAVVPFHHSVLHDGGISNLVLGYAHCGMVAAARWIAKLAAPCLLKALSEYPDYQVKIVGHSLGGGTAALLTYILREQKEFASSTCFTFAPAACMTWDLAESGKHFITTIINGSDLVPTFSAASVDDLRTEVTASSWLNDLRDQVERTRVLNVVYRSATALGSRLPSIASAKARVAGAGALLRPVTSSTRVVMKGAQNVAQAVVRSHSSLSSWSCMGPRRRNVGPALNAKGDDMTEASVVSERSSEAFVTEVVTIDPVQTSVECNSGGGSGCDDTDEDEPLITMDRVITTSTVDEITGGELWYELEKELKRRASEVDLQAQAEEAAVAKEITEEETVIADTSSESKTTVSSSDALENHQFYPPGRIMHIVSIPSLDPSGKLDDDDGDGDGSNDERVGIYETPRELYSKIRLSRTMINDHYMPMYKKMMELLISEVQKDEACNY, encoded by the exons ATGGCAGCGGGGACAATGGCCACGGCGGCAGGGGCGGCGGTGATACTTTATTACGTCTGGTTAAAGAAATCGGCGGCTAAAGACGGCGTCGATGGCGGAGAAGAAGGCGAAGATTTATTAAAATCGAGCAGATCGTTGAAGAAGAGAATAGCAAGAAGACCGGCTCAAGCGCCCGCAACATGGCTCGAAGCCATCGCCACGATATCGGAGACTCTAAGATTCACTTACTCGGAAACTCTGGGCAAATGGCCGATCGGCGATTTGGCTTTTGGCATTAATTATCTTATGCGGAGACAG ggaaATTTGCAAGTGGCTAGTGTATATGCGGGAAACAATTGTGTGGAATTAAAGGGGCAAGAGATTAAAGAAGAGTTAAACAAGCTTTTAAGATTGTTGACTCTCTGTATGTTTTTCTCGAAGAAGCCATTTCCAGTGTTTTTAGACTTTGCCGGTTATTCAGAGGAAGACGTTCTTCTTCATAAACCCAAAGCTGGG CTTATGAAGCCAGCTTTCACAATTATATGTGATAAGGACTCAAAGTGCTTCCTCCTATTGATTCGTGGCACTCATAGCATTAAAGATACACTAACAGCAGCGACTGGTGCGGTGGTGCCTTTCCACCATTCAGTTTTACATGATGGTGGAATTAGCAACCTTGTTTTAGGATATGCACACTGTGGAATGGTTGCTGCAGCTCGTTGGATTGCAAAGCTTGCTGCTCCTTGCTTGCTCAAGGCTCTCAGTGAATATCCTGACTATCAAGTTAAG ATAGTTGGGCATTCACTTGGAGGTGGAACAGCGGCATTATTAACATACATTCTTCGGGAACAGAAAGAGTTTGCCTCTAGCACTTGTTTTACATTTGCCCCAG CTGCTTGTATGACATGGGATTTAGCGGAGTCTGGCAAGCACTTCATTACAACTATCATCAATGGGTCCGATTTAGTGCCTACATTCTCAGCTGCTTCAGTTGATGACCTTCGCACTGAG GTTACAGCATCTTCATGGTTAAACGATTTGAGGGATCAGGTTGAACGCACTCGGGTCCTTAATGTTGTTTACCGTTCTGCTACTGCTCTGGGTTCACGTCTTCCCTCTATAGCTAGTGCAAAAGCCAGGGTTGCTGGTGCTGGTGCACTTCTTCGACCGGTTACAAGCAGCACTAGG GTTGTCATGAAGGGTGCACAGAATGTCGCTCAAGCTGTTGTCAGAAGCCATTCATCTCTATCTTCATGGTCATGCATGGGTCCCCGTCGTCGTAATGTAGGTCCGGCATTGAATGCTAAAGGGGATGATATGACTGAAGCTTCAGTAGTATCAGAAAGAAGTTCTGAAGCTTTTGTGACTGAGGTGGTTACAATAGATCCAGTACAAACAAGTGTGGAATGTAATTCCGGTGGTGGTTCTGGCTGTGATGACACAGATGAAGACGAACCCCTGATTACAATGGATAGAGTTATTACCACATCAACCGTGGATGAAATCACAGGTGGTGAGTTGTGGTACGAACTAGAGAAGGAGCTTAAGAGGCGGGCAAGCGAGGTTGATCTTCAGGCCCAAGCAGAAGAAGCAGCTGTGGCGAAAGAAATAACGGAGGAAGAGACAGTTATAGCTGATACATCATCAGAAAGTAAAACAACGGTATCTTCCTCGGATGCCTTGGAGAACCACCAGTTCTATCCCCCAGGCAGAATTATGCATATTGTTTCGATACCTTCATTGGATCCTAGTGGGAAGCTAGATGATGATGATGGGGATGGGGATGGGTCGAATGATGAACGTGTTGGTATATACGAAACACCCAGAGAACTGTACAGTAAAATCAGGCTATCGAGAACCATGATCAATGATCATTATATGCCTATGTATAAGAAAATGATGGAATTGTTAATTAGTGAAGTCCAAAAAGATGAAGCCTGTAACTATTGA